The proteins below are encoded in one region of Drosophila santomea strain STO CAGO 1482 chromosome 2R, Prin_Dsan_1.1, whole genome shotgun sequence:
- the LOC120446818 gene encoding protein phosphatase inhibitor 2, whose protein sequence is MDGDQVRGILKSGNNSAQFSLKAAKFDEVNILATFHPVGKDYGHMIIDEPKTPFVFEDDLPKELDTTALIEKLRLTSKSEMPAFGIEGDSEESSADEDYPESVEEKVRRMEFERRRKLHYKEFYSVPLARRLIVEEFADLTSAESSIHCERVGESCEACSESNQTIDGEGSNLTKTKSSYSVSQSDERLSDHSEPEPGFSPSHHCYQKLKAELFSKQEPEELASLTHLHRLPSVVDDEPSREPRVPYPSVMPFQRNTLQDNETSRKTSTEKSAPARICKSNPDKRGGTSKKETR, encoded by the coding sequence ATGGACGGGGACCAAGTGAGGGGCATCCTAAAGTCGGGGAACAATAGTGCGCAATTTAGCCTCAAGGCGGCCAAATTCGATGAGGTCAACATACTGGCCACGTTCCACCCAGTTGGAAAGGACTACGGCCACATGATCATCGACGAACCGAAGACCCCCTTCGTCTTTGAGGACGATTTGCCAAAAGAGTTGGATACAACTGCCCTGATCGAAAAGCTGCGACTGACTTCAAAGTCTGAAATGCCGGCATTTGGCATCGAAGGAGACTCGGAGGAATCCTCGGCGGACGAAGACTATCCCGAGTCTGTGGAGGAAAAAGTGCGAAGGATGGAGTTTGAGAGGCGTCGTAAATTGCACTACAAGGAGTTCTATTCGGTGCCACTGGCTCGACGTCTTATAGTCGAGGAGTTTGCCGATTTGACCAGTGCGGAGAGTAGTATTCACTGCGAAAGAGTAGGGGAGTCTTGTGAGGCGTGCAGTGAAAGTAATCAAACAATCGACGGCGAAGGGAGCAACTTGACAAAAACCAAATCCTCATATTCTGTCAGTCAATCCGATGAAAGGTTATCAGATCATTCTGAGCCCGAGCCAGGTTTCTCCCCCAGCCATCATTGCTACCAAAAACTGAAGGCCGAGCTCTTCAGCAAACAAGAGCCCGAGGAATTGGCCTCTTTAACTCACTTGCATCGCCTGCCATCGGTCGTCGACGATGAACCAAGCCGCGAGCCTCGGGTCCCATACCCTTCTGTCATGCCGTTTCAAAGAAATACCCTACAGGACAACGAGACTTCACGAAAAACATCGACCGAAAAGTCGGCTCCTGCTCGTATATGTAAATCCAACCCCGATAAGCGTGGTGGAACTTCTAAGAAAGAGACCCGCTAA